In one window of Petrotoga mexicana DSM 14811 DNA:
- a CDS encoding ABC transporter ATP-binding protein — translation MGIILKKITKTYKEGQIEKHALIDIDLEIEEGSFVAIMGESGSGKTTLLNLIGLIDEVTSGKIIVDSKDVTALSPAKKTEYRKNNIGFIFQDFNLIDSLNVEENIMLPLIMSNYSKNEIYDKVNDVAKRIGIESLINYYPMQISGGEKQRAAIARAVICNPKILLADEPTGALDTKNAKIIMDLFVEINNQGQTILLVTHSPYIASYAKEVVFLKDGSIFSQKRRENKNRNDFYNELLSVILY, via the coding sequence GTGGGAATAATTTTAAAGAAGATTACAAAAACTTATAAAGAAGGACAAATTGAAAAGCATGCTCTGATAGATATTGATTTAGAAATTGAAGAAGGAAGCTTTGTAGCTATCATGGGAGAATCAGGTTCAGGGAAAACAACACTTTTAAACCTCATAGGTTTGATAGATGAAGTTACCTCAGGTAAGATAATTGTTGATAGCAAAGATGTGACAGCTTTAAGCCCTGCGAAAAAGACTGAGTATAGAAAAAATAACATAGGTTTCATATTTCAGGATTTTAATTTGATAGATTCATTGAACGTAGAAGAAAACATCATGTTGCCGTTAATAATGAGCAATTATTCAAAAAACGAAATTTATGATAAAGTCAACGATGTAGCAAAAAGGATAGGGATTGAATCGTTGATAAATTATTACCCTATGCAAATCTCAGGGGGTGAAAAACAAAGGGCGGCAATCGCAAGGGCTGTTATTTGTAATCCCAAGATATTGTTAGCAGATGAACCTACCGGGGCGTTAGACACAAAGAATGCGAAAATTATTATGGATTTATTTGTTGAGATAAATAACCAAGGACAAACTATCTTATTAGTTACCCACAGTCCTTACATCGCCAGCTATGCTAAAGAAGTTGTTTTTTTGAAAGACGGATCTATCTTTTCTCAAAAAAGACGTGAAAATAAAAATAGAAATGATTTTTACAACGAGTTATTATCTGTAATTCTTTATTGA